A genomic window from Pseudomonadales bacterium includes:
- a CDS encoding DNA polymerase Y family protein: protein MLWLALQFPHLGLEVFDEADAGGGGDRDRSGTPAVLLEDNRVLDRNAAAVRAGICPGTTLATAHSICADLKSLQRDEAREQERLQALAQTFYRFSAEVSLEPPDGLLLEISRSLRLFGNVATLVRAVAEACASLGHEVRHRTANTPLAAMVLARAELEQQHLKRVPLAQARLPGAADAVERFANMGIHTLGPLLDLPRAELGQRFGKELLNFLDRLSGRVPDPRLSIRPAPDFRRERHLLEPITDKEALLFPMQRLLDELAHWLVGRQLGAGRLLWRFADHSARGAVILPVHFAGVVQSRRTFLNITRLKLDRMDLPRDILTIGLEAERLKPWQSDSRSLLQLLPTDPEPSGLKAEALAGLLDELSARLGRNACRGISVNDQQVPERAWRPVRPDTGRPRKERPRTERSRTERVTESTSALPLWLFDPPCPVEPEHLTLLRGPERIQTAWWQQAVHRDYYVARHVNGAQCWVFEDAAERWYLHGYFA from the coding sequence ATGTTGTGGCTGGCGCTGCAGTTCCCCCATCTGGGCCTCGAGGTATTCGACGAGGCCGATGCAGGTGGAGGCGGAGACAGAGACAGATCAGGAACCCCGGCAGTACTGCTGGAAGACAACCGGGTACTGGACCGTAACGCGGCCGCCGTGCGGGCCGGGATCTGCCCCGGCACTACTCTGGCCACGGCCCACAGCATCTGTGCCGACCTCAAATCCCTGCAGCGGGATGAAGCCCGGGAGCAGGAGCGTCTCCAGGCGCTGGCGCAGACCTTTTACCGGTTCAGTGCCGAGGTCAGTCTGGAGCCGCCGGATGGGCTGCTGCTCGAAATCAGTCGCAGTCTGCGCTTGTTCGGGAATGTCGCGACGCTGGTCCGGGCGGTGGCCGAGGCCTGTGCCTCGCTCGGCCACGAAGTTCGACATCGCACGGCGAACACCCCGTTGGCCGCCATGGTTCTGGCGCGAGCTGAACTCGAGCAGCAGCACCTTAAAAGAGTGCCCCTCGCACAGGCCAGGCTCCCGGGTGCCGCCGATGCCGTCGAACGCTTTGCCAACATGGGCATACACACCTTAGGCCCCCTGCTCGATCTGCCACGGGCCGAGCTCGGGCAACGCTTCGGCAAGGAACTGCTCAACTTCCTCGATCGCCTGAGTGGCCGCGTGCCAGACCCGCGCCTGTCGATCCGGCCGGCACCCGATTTCCGGCGCGAGCGCCATCTGCTGGAGCCGATCACAGACAAGGAAGCGCTGCTGTTTCCCATGCAGCGACTGCTCGATGAACTGGCCCATTGGCTGGTCGGCCGTCAGCTCGGCGCGGGACGGCTGCTCTGGCGCTTTGCGGATCACAGTGCGCGGGGTGCGGTCATCCTGCCGGTGCATTTTGCGGGCGTGGTGCAGAGCCGGCGTACCTTCCTCAATATCACCCGGCTCAAACTTGATCGCATGGACCTGCCCCGGGACATCCTGACCATCGGTCTCGAAGCCGAGCGTCTGAAGCCCTGGCAGAGTGACAGTCGCAGTCTGCTGCAGCTGCTGCCCACGGATCCGGAGCCCTCCGGCCTGAAAGCCGAGGCACTTGCGGGATTGCTCGATGAACTCAGTGCGCGCCTCGGCCGCAATGCCTGTCGGGGTATTTCGGTCAACGATCAGCAGGTGCCTGAGCGGGCCTGGCGTCCCGTGCGACCGGATACAGGGCGTCCGCGCAAGGAGCGTCCGCGCACGGAGCGTTCGCGCACGGAGCGAGTGACTGAGTCCACAAGCGCCCTGCCCCTGTGGCTGTTCGATCCCCCCTGCCCCGTCGAACCTGAACATCTCACCCTGCTGCGCGGGCCGGAACGGATCCAGACGGCCTGGTGGCAGCAGGCTGTCCACCGGGACTATTACGTGGCCCGTCATGTCAACGGTGCGCAATGCTGGGTATTTGAAGACGCCGCCGAGCGCTGGTATCTGCATGGCTACTTTGCCTGA
- a CDS encoding error-prone DNA polymerase, with the protein MATLPDKSGPDKSGPDSSFTQAFAELHVISNYSFLRGASHPEEMVARAAELGYSAIAITDECSCAGLVKAHMAAKEWGIDLIVGAEFVLEEGLRLVLLAPDRSAYGQLAGLITRLRRRSPKGTYRLSLKDLDWGVSECFALWMPEPVGIEALMLQGKALLGRFPELWIALELFHESRDLDKTANALTLSMRLELPIVATNNVHCHAPQRQPLQDVLTAIRLKTSVAELGSRGFANAERHLRPIEALGRLYPPEMLEESCRIAERCTFSMDELRYEYPEELVPPHLTPKDYLRALTLAGAAERWPGGVPADTRALIEQELALISELGYEYYFLTVQDIVAFARSRDILCQGRGSAANSAVCYCLHITEVDPARMHLLFERFVSKERDEPPDIDVDFEHERREEVIQYLYKRYGRDRAALAATLITYRPKSAVRDVGKALGMSPDLVDLLARSLSWWDKPAELEARLRGAGLDPESRVVGQFLQLVGEILGFPRHLSQHVGGFVISRGPLAQLVPVENATMPERTVIQWDKNDLEALGLLKVDVLALGMLTAIRKALAAVNELRPEAPPLTVSTIPAEDTATYQMLQQGDSVGVFQVESRAQMAMLPRLKPQHFYDLVIEVAIVRPGPIQGDMVHPYLRRRQGLEPVVYPSEAVRRVLQRTLGVPIFQEQVIELAMVAAGFSGGEADQLRRAMAAWSRKGGLEHFEQKLIDGMLARGHDRDFAERVFRQIQGFGEYGFPESHAASFALLVYVSAWLKRHHPAAFYCGLLNSLPMGFYSPSQLVQDARRHDVPVLGVDVQESTWDHRLLRGTETAPGCLSAPGLRLGLRMVKGLSEAAGRRIESARPFRDPEDLARRAALDTRELRFLARSGALAALAGHRYQAHWEVAGIKPPVALEQPVEPGHPPDAVPQVAEPGPGIQLPAPTPADDMLDDYRYTSLTLGPHPMALLRDHPEVGGSRRAADLVACRHGQLVQVTGLVTGRQRPSSASGVMFVTLEDETGNTNVVVWTSVLERFRAALLQGQLLRIKGVVEREKEVIHLVSGHIEDVTRLLAELVPGPGQGPFRSRDFR; encoded by the coding sequence ATGGCTACTTTGCCTGATAAATCAGGGCCTGATAAATCAGGGCCTGACTCTTCCTTCACCCAGGCCTTTGCTGAGCTGCACGTGATCAGCAATTACAGCTTTCTGCGTGGCGCCTCTCATCCCGAGGAGATGGTCGCCCGTGCAGCGGAACTGGGCTACAGCGCCATCGCCATCACAGACGAATGCTCCTGCGCCGGTCTGGTCAAGGCCCATATGGCGGCCAAGGAATGGGGCATCGATCTGATCGTGGGGGCCGAATTCGTGCTCGAGGAAGGTCTGCGGCTGGTGCTGCTTGCCCCCGACCGCAGTGCCTACGGACAGCTCGCCGGTCTCATCACCCGGCTGCGCCGGCGTTCGCCGAAAGGCACTTACCGCCTCAGCCTCAAGGATCTCGACTGGGGTGTGAGCGAATGCTTCGCGCTGTGGATGCCGGAGCCGGTCGGCATCGAGGCTCTCATGCTGCAGGGCAAGGCGCTGCTGGGGCGCTTCCCGGAACTGTGGATTGCTCTGGAGCTGTTTCACGAATCCCGCGATCTCGACAAGACGGCCAACGCACTGACCCTGTCGATGCGTCTCGAACTGCCGATCGTGGCGACCAACAACGTGCACTGTCACGCACCGCAGCGGCAGCCGTTGCAGGATGTGCTGACCGCCATACGTCTGAAAACGTCCGTGGCCGAGCTCGGCAGCCGGGGTTTTGCCAATGCCGAACGCCACCTGCGTCCGATCGAGGCACTGGGCAGACTCTATCCACCGGAAATGCTCGAGGAGTCCTGCCGCATCGCCGAGCGCTGTACCTTCTCGATGGACGAACTGCGCTATGAATATCCGGAAGAGCTGGTGCCGCCCCACCTCACCCCTAAGGACTATCTCAGAGCGCTGACCTTGGCCGGCGCTGCCGAGCGCTGGCCTGGCGGAGTGCCGGCGGATACCCGTGCTCTGATCGAGCAGGAACTCGCCCTCATCTCGGAACTCGGCTACGAATATTACTTTCTCACCGTGCAGGACATCGTCGCCTTTGCCCGCAGCCGCGACATCCTCTGCCAGGGACGCGGCTCGGCGGCCAACTCCGCAGTCTGCTACTGCCTGCACATCACCGAGGTGGACCCGGCGCGTATGCATCTGCTGTTCGAACGCTTCGTGTCGAAGGAGCGGGACGAACCGCCGGACATCGATGTGGATTTCGAACACGAGCGCCGCGAAGAAGTGATCCAGTATCTCTACAAGCGCTACGGCCGGGATCGTGCGGCACTTGCTGCCACCCTCATCACCTATCGTCCGAAGAGTGCCGTGCGCGATGTCGGCAAGGCCCTGGGCATGAGTCCCGATCTGGTGGACCTGCTGGCGCGTTCCCTGTCCTGGTGGGACAAGCCGGCCGAACTCGAAGCCCGCCTGCGCGGTGCCGGCCTGGATCCAGAGAGCCGGGTGGTCGGGCAGTTCCTGCAGCTGGTGGGTGAGATCCTCGGCTTTCCCCGTCATCTGTCACAACACGTCGGCGGCTTTGTCATCTCCCGGGGGCCGCTGGCCCAGCTGGTGCCGGTGGAAAACGCCACCATGCCCGAGCGCACGGTGATCCAGTGGGACAAGAACGATCTCGAAGCCCTGGGTCTGCTCAAGGTGGACGTGCTGGCCCTGGGCATGCTCACCGCCATCCGCAAGGCGCTGGCCGCTGTGAATGAACTGCGGCCGGAGGCGCCGCCGCTCACCGTATCCACGATTCCCGCCGAGGATACGGCGACCTATCAGATGCTGCAGCAGGGCGACAGCGTGGGCGTGTTCCAGGTGGAATCCCGTGCCCAGATGGCCATGCTGCCGCGGCTCAAGCCCCAGCACTTCTATGATCTGGTGATCGAGGTGGCCATCGTCCGTCCCGGGCCCATTCAGGGCGACATGGTGCACCCCTACCTGCGGCGTCGACAGGGCCTCGAGCCGGTGGTCTATCCGAGCGAGGCGGTGCGCCGGGTGCTGCAGCGCACCCTCGGGGTCCCGATCTTTCAGGAGCAGGTGATCGAGCTCGCCATGGTGGCCGCCGGCTTCAGCGGTGGCGAGGCCGATCAGCTGCGCCGGGCCATGGCCGCCTGGAGTCGCAAGGGGGGGCTTGAGCATTTCGAGCAGAAGCTCATCGACGGCATGCTGGCCCGGGGGCACGACCGGGATTTTGCCGAGCGGGTGTTCCGGCAGATCCAGGGCTTTGGCGAATACGGCTTCCCCGAATCCCATGCAGCCAGCTTTGCCCTGCTGGTCTATGTTTCCGCCTGGCTCAAGCGTCACCACCCCGCCGCCTTCTACTGCGGTCTGCTCAACAGCCTGCCCATGGGCTTCTATTCACCCTCCCAGCTCGTGCAGGATGCGCGCCGCCACGACGTGCCGGTGCTGGGTGTGGATGTGCAGGAAAGCACCTGGGATCACCGGCTGCTCAGAGGCACTGAGACAGCGCCGGGATGCCTGTCTGCCCCTGGACTGCGCCTCGGCCTGCGCATGGTCAAAGGCTTGAGTGAGGCCGCCGGCCGCCGCATCGAAAGTGCACGCCCCTTCAGGGACCCTGAGGATCTGGCGCGTCGGGCGGCTCTCGATACCCGGGAGCTGCGGTTTCTGGCGCGGTCCGGCGCCCTGGCCGCGCTGGCCGGTCATCGCTATCAGGCGCACTGGGAAGTGGCCGGGATCAAACCGCCGGTTGCACTGGAACAGCCTGTGGAACCCGGGCACCCGCCCGATGCGGTGCCTCAGGTGGCGGAGCCTGGCCCCGGCATCCAGCTTCCCGCGCCCACACCGGCGGACGACATGCTCGACGACTACCGCTACACGAGCCTCACCTTAGGGCCTCACCCCATGGCACTGCTGCGTGATCATCCCGAGGTCGGCGGCAGCCGCAGGGCGGCGGATCTGGTGGCCTGCCGGCATGGGCAGCTGGTGCAGGTGACCGGTCTGGTAACCGGTCGCCAGCGGCCGAGTTCGGCCTCCGGGGTGATGTTTGTCACCCTCGAAGATGAGACCGGCAATACCAATGTGGTGGTCTGGACTTCGGTGCTCGAGCGTTTCCGGGCCGCCCTGCTCCAGGGTCAGCTGCTCAGGATCAAAGGGGTGGTGGAGCGCGAGAAGGAGGTCATCCACCTGGTGTCCGGTCACATCGAAGATGTCACCCGGCTCCTGGCGGAGCTCGTGCCAGGCCCCGGCCAGGGCCCGTTCAGATCGAGGGATTTCCGCTAG
- a CDS encoding XrtA-associated ATPase, translated as MYEEHFGLTAKPFQLSPDAAFFFPSKEHKRALSFLEYGLDQGDGFIVITGDVGTGKTTIVQTLLSELDPNALMVANIVTTQLEEGDLMHLVAANFGLKVNTNSKALLLRDLERLFVQQAKENRRVLLIVDEAQNLPARSVEELRMLSNFQRDGKPLVQIFLLGQAEFRNTLLSEEFEQLRQRVIATYHLNPLEESETRTYIEHRLSCAGWTGRPEFTDEAFRAIYAASEGVPRRINNLCDRILLFAFLEERESIDIEVVDSVSRELGGEFWSGRPEPKASLERVEEVFNTPGQPLEAVARVMFDKANVQQRLGSLERAVDALGSSLKSDVSELKEEIGYLNVLLEEVLSELRESGSSGKKRA; from the coding sequence ATGTACGAAGAACATTTCGGACTTACCGCAAAACCCTTCCAGCTCTCTCCGGATGCGGCCTTCTTCTTTCCGAGCAAAGAACACAAGCGTGCGCTGTCTTTTCTGGAATACGGCCTTGATCAGGGCGATGGTTTCATCGTCATCACCGGTGACGTCGGCACCGGCAAAACCACCATCGTGCAGACCCTGCTGAGTGAACTCGATCCCAATGCGCTGATGGTCGCAAACATCGTCACCACCCAGCTCGAGGAAGGCGACCTCATGCATCTGGTGGCGGCGAATTTCGGCCTCAAGGTGAACACCAACAGCAAAGCGCTGCTGCTGCGGGATCTCGAACGACTCTTCGTCCAGCAGGCGAAAGAGAATCGGCGGGTACTGCTCATCGTCGACGAGGCTCAGAATCTGCCGGCGCGGTCGGTGGAAGAGCTGCGCATGCTGTCGAATTTCCAGCGCGATGGAAAACCCCTGGTGCAGATTTTCCTGCTTGGCCAGGCGGAATTCCGCAACACACTGCTTTCGGAAGAATTCGAACAGCTGCGGCAGCGGGTCATTGCCACCTACCACCTGAACCCCCTCGAAGAAAGCGAGACCCGGACGTATATCGAACACCGCCTGAGTTGCGCGGGCTGGACTGGCCGGCCGGAATTCACCGACGAAGCCTTCCGCGCCATCTATGCTGCCAGCGAAGGGGTGCCGCGGCGGATCAACAATCTCTGCGACCGGATTCTGCTTTTTGCGTTTCTCGAAGAGCGGGAGTCCATCGATATCGAGGTTGTAGACTCTGTTTCCCGTGAACTCGGCGGGGAATTCTGGTCCGGACGCCCCGAGCCGAAGGCTTCTCTGGAGCGGGTCGAGGAGGTTTTCAACACACCCGGCCAGCCCCTCGAGGCGGTAGCCCGGGTCATGTTTGACAAAGCCAACGTGCAGCAGCGGCTCGGCTCTCTGGAGCGCGCGGTGGACGCCCTCGGCAGTTCACTGAAGTCCGACGTGTCAGAACTCAAGGAAGAAATCGGCTATCTGAACGTGCTGCTCGAAGAGGTACTCAGCGAGCTGCGGGAAAGTGGTAGCTCCGGCAAGAAGCGGGCCTGA
- a CDS encoding AAA family ATPase, whose product MNEHDKSMSTIERAAAKLAVRLRQQPAPAAPGRPVDSGQTPAAASVMQGKSQGFTRAPERFCDIDLSSLSEKGYLRPGEGRSQLAHEMRRIKRPLLLNVQKYQAAPTEHPPANLIMITSSLPGEGKTFISINLAISLAAELDRRVLLVDADVSKGDITSQLGIEAHRGLSDLLHETNHVAEDGVLTSNVERLSILPAGGNTDHIDELYASALMATITRTLAAEDPDRLVLFDAPPLLATTEASVLARHMGQVVVVVEANKTPQDAVAQAVSLLEGCANVSLLLNKTTQRDSGGYGYGYGYGAGGRRRAEARNENDRESDGENEPLNEQVS is encoded by the coding sequence ATGAATGAGCACGACAAATCCATGAGCACCATCGAGAGAGCTGCGGCGAAGCTGGCCGTACGGCTGCGGCAGCAGCCAGCACCGGCAGCGCCTGGCCGACCTGTGGACTCAGGACAGACTCCAGCGGCTGCTTCCGTGATGCAGGGCAAGAGCCAGGGTTTCACGCGGGCACCAGAGAGATTCTGCGATATCGACCTCAGCAGTCTCTCGGAGAAGGGCTATCTGCGCCCCGGCGAAGGGCGCAGTCAACTCGCCCACGAAATGCGCCGGATCAAGCGCCCGCTGCTGTTGAACGTGCAGAAGTATCAGGCGGCACCTACCGAACATCCTCCGGCGAATCTGATCATGATCACCAGCTCACTGCCCGGAGAAGGCAAGACTTTCATCTCCATCAATCTGGCCATCAGTCTCGCCGCAGAACTCGATCGACGGGTACTTCTGGTGGACGCGGATGTAAGTAAAGGCGACATCACCTCGCAGCTGGGTATCGAGGCCCATCGGGGTCTGTCCGACCTGCTCCATGAAACCAATCATGTGGCCGAAGACGGGGTGCTGACCTCCAATGTGGAACGCCTGAGTATTCTGCCCGCCGGTGGCAATACCGATCACATCGACGAACTCTATGCGAGTGCTCTGATGGCGACGATCACCCGCACTCTGGCCGCTGAGGATCCGGATCGTCTCGTCCTCTTTGATGCACCACCGCTGCTGGCAACCACTGAAGCATCCGTCCTTGCCCGCCACATGGGTCAGGTGGTGGTCGTGGTGGAGGCGAATAAAACACCACAGGACGCGGTTGCCCAGGCGGTAAGCCTCCTGGAAGGCTGCGCCAATGTCAGCCTGCTGCTCAACAAGACGACCCAGCGCGACTCCGGGGGGTATGGTTACGGCTATGGCTACGGTGCCGGGGGGCGACGTCGTGCCGAAGCCAGAAACGAAAATGATCGCGAAAGTGATGGCGAAAATGAACCGCTCAACGAGCAAGTGAGTTAA
- a CDS encoding nucleotide sugar dehydrogenase → MSSNPPDLNNVKVAVIGLGYVGLPLAVELGRLYPTIGFDVNVSRIEELRAGRDYTREVDAEALASPRHLSFSSETADLRAANFYIVTVPTPIDQYKRPDMSALRAASRTIGSVIAPGDIVVYESTVYPGATEEVCIPVIEETSGLVYNQDFFAGYSPERINPGDKTHRLPDIMKVTSGSTPEVADTVDALYRSIIRAGTHRASSIRVAEAAKVIENTQRDLNIALINELALIFSRLGLDSQEVLAAAGTKWNFLPFKPGLVGGHCIGVDPYYLTFKAQEVGYHPEVILAGRRINDGMGGHIAERVIKLMTGRGINVVGARVLVLGLAFKEDCPDIRNTRVVDVIAALREYAIEVDVFDPWVECAEAQHEYGLAPVAQPAAGVYDAAILAVAHREFIALGEEGIRAFLKPEHVLFDVKSVLSRQAVTGRL, encoded by the coding sequence ATGTCGAGCAATCCACCAGATCTGAATAACGTCAAAGTAGCTGTCATCGGCCTTGGCTACGTAGGACTTCCTCTGGCTGTGGAGCTGGGCCGCCTCTATCCCACGATCGGGTTCGACGTAAATGTCAGCCGCATAGAAGAGTTACGAGCCGGCAGGGACTACACCCGGGAAGTGGACGCAGAAGCTCTGGCCAGCCCCCGCCATTTATCGTTCAGCAGCGAAACAGCGGACTTGAGAGCGGCCAATTTCTATATCGTCACGGTGCCGACACCCATCGACCAGTACAAACGGCCGGATATGAGTGCGCTGCGGGCTGCCAGCCGCACCATCGGTTCGGTGATCGCACCGGGTGACATAGTGGTTTACGAATCCACCGTGTATCCGGGCGCCACCGAGGAGGTGTGTATCCCGGTGATCGAAGAGACATCGGGCCTCGTCTACAACCAGGACTTTTTTGCCGGTTACAGCCCGGAAAGGATCAATCCCGGTGACAAGACGCACCGACTGCCGGACATCATGAAGGTGACCAGCGGATCGACTCCCGAAGTTGCCGACACTGTGGATGCGCTGTATCGCTCCATCATCCGTGCCGGTACCCATCGGGCGTCGAGCATCCGGGTAGCAGAAGCTGCCAAGGTCATCGAAAACACCCAGCGCGACCTCAACATCGCACTCATCAACGAACTTGCCCTCATTTTCAGCCGGCTGGGGCTGGACTCCCAGGAAGTTCTGGCAGCAGCGGGCACCAAATGGAACTTCCTGCCGTTCAAACCCGGACTGGTGGGCGGTCACTGTATTGGCGTCGACCCTTACTATCTGACCTTCAAAGCCCAGGAGGTGGGCTATCACCCTGAGGTGATTCTGGCCGGGCGTCGGATCAACGACGGCATGGGTGGCCACATTGCGGAGCGGGTCATCAAGCTGATGACCGGCCGCGGTATCAACGTGGTCGGTGCCCGGGTGCTGGTGCTGGGGCTGGCATTCAAGGAAGACTGTCCCGATATCAGGAATACCCGGGTGGTCGATGTGATCGCCGCTCTGCGCGAGTACGCCATCGAAGTGGATGTCTTCGATCCCTGGGTGGAATGCGCTGAGGCGCAGCACGAATACGGGCTTGCTCCCGTAGCACAGCCCGCAGCAGGAGTGTATGACGCTGCGATACTGGCCGTCGCCCACCGCGAATTCATCGCACTGGGCGAAGAAGGCATCCGGGCATTCCTTAAACCCGAGCACGTGCTCTTTGATGTGAAATCTGTGCTTTCCCGTCAAGCCGTCACCGGCAGGCTCTGA
- a CDS encoding NAD-dependent epimerase yields MRVLVTGAAGFIGSHVSHRLLDRGDEVVGVDNLNDYYDVALKEARLARLTIREGFSIERVDIADRAEMNRVLDSHRPQRIVHLAAQAGVRYSLENPYAYIEANIVGFLNILEGVRAIGTEHLVYASTSSVYGSNTNMPFSVHDNVDHPVSLYAATKKSNELMAHTYSHLFDIPTTGLRFFTVYGPWGRPDMALFKFTRQMLAGEPIDIFNYGHHTRDFTYIDDIVEGIVRVLDRPASADPQWSGDNPDPHSSSAPYRLYNIGSNNPIQLLRYIEVLEETLGVRAKRNLLPLQPGDVPDTYANVDDLIRDAGYKPDTPVETGIENFVRWYKAYYRIDDVAHNLR; encoded by the coding sequence ATGCGCGTGCTGGTAACCGGTGCCGCGGGCTTCATCGGCTCTCATGTGAGTCATCGTCTGCTCGATCGCGGCGACGAAGTCGTCGGCGTCGACAACCTCAACGATTACTACGATGTCGCACTCAAGGAAGCGCGACTCGCGCGCCTGACCATTCGTGAAGGTTTCTCGATCGAAAGAGTCGACATTGCCGATCGGGCAGAAATGAACCGTGTGCTCGATAGCCATCGACCCCAGCGAATCGTGCACCTCGCTGCTCAGGCCGGTGTGCGCTATTCACTCGAGAATCCCTATGCGTACATCGAGGCCAATATTGTTGGTTTTCTGAACATACTCGAAGGTGTGCGGGCAATCGGGACAGAGCATCTGGTCTACGCTTCCACCAGTTCGGTGTATGGCAGCAACACCAACATGCCTTTCTCGGTGCACGACAACGTGGATCATCCCGTGAGCCTCTATGCCGCAACCAAGAAATCCAACGAACTGATGGCGCATACATACAGTCATCTGTTCGATATCCCGACCACCGGATTGCGCTTCTTTACCGTCTACGGACCCTGGGGCCGCCCGGACATGGCGCTTTTCAAGTTCACCCGCCAGATGCTTGCGGGTGAGCCGATCGACATCTTCAACTACGGACACCACACGCGGGATTTCACCTATATCGACGATATTGTAGAGGGCATTGTCCGGGTGCTCGATCGTCCCGCCAGCGCGGATCCCCAGTGGTCGGGAGACAATCCGGACCCGCACAGCTCCTCAGCGCCCTACCGTCTCTACAACATCGGCAGCAACAATCCCATTCAGCTGCTGCGCTACATCGAGGTTCTGGAGGAGACCCTGGGTGTGCGGGCAAAACGGAATCTGCTGCCGCTGCAGCCGGGTGATGTACCGGACACCTATGCCAATGTGGACGATCTGATCCGGGACGCGGGCTACAAGCCGGATACGCCGGTGGAGACAGGCATCGAGAACTTTGTGCGCTGGTACAAGGCCTACTATCGAATCGACGATGTTGCCCACAATCTGCGCTAG